Proteins from one Cyclopterus lumpus isolate fCycLum1 chromosome 11, fCycLum1.pri, whole genome shotgun sequence genomic window:
- the gmnn gene encoding geminin, which translates to MSFNGKLKHSQQKSNENLKGFFTPSQKAAGCPRQTLQVLAGNKDLGRSSQVAKVIPKRKHCSSDQTRGPKRVKVEVKSTQTEETQCLTNGTTNEAYELMVVETPPSTYWKAIAEERRKALYNVLQENEKLHKDIEAKDDQITQLSCENAELQELAKHVQYMADMIERLTGESPDNLEELREIALNVGEEDEGDCSAVQTEEEEETSDHEQAGPSGEKD; encoded by the exons atgagttTCAATGGAAAGTTAAAACACAGCCAGCAAAAGTCTAATGAGAATTTGAAG GGCTTTTTCACACCCTCTCAAAAGGCAGCAGGATGTCCAAGGCAAACCCTGCAGGTCTTAGCTGGCAACAAAGACTTGGGAAGGTCATCTCAG gTGGCAAAGGTCATTCCcaaaaggaaacactgcagttCAGACCAAACTAGAGGTCCAAAGAGGGTGAAAGTAGAAGTGAAGTCTACGCAAACTGAAGAAACCCAGTGTTTGACAAATGGCACTACCAATGAGGCATATGAACTTATGGTTGTAG aaacGCCTCCTTCAACCTACTGGAAAGCGATAGCAGAGGAGCGTCGGAAGGCCTTGTACAATGTTTTACAGGAGAATGAGAAG TTACACAAAGACATTGAAGCCAAAGATGACCAGATAACTCAACTAAGTTGTGAAAATGCTGAGCTACAGGAGCTGGCaaaacatgtacagtacatggctGATATGATTGAG AGGCTGACAGGAGAGAGCCCAGACAATCTGGAGGAACTGAGGGAGATTGCTCTCAATGTgggtgaggaggatgagggcgactgcagtgcagtgcagactgaggaggaagaagagaccTCAGACCATGAACAAGCTGGACCCTCAGGAGAAAAGGACTGA
- the c11h6orf62 gene encoding uncharacterized protein C6orf62 homolog, with product MGDPTSRRNQTRNRLRAQLRKKRESLADQFDFKIYIAFVFKEKKKKSALFEVAEVVPVMTNNYEENIIRGVRDSSYSLDSSIELLQKDVVQLHAPRYQSMRRDVIGCTQEMDFILWPRNDIEKIVCLLFSRWKGADDEPFRPVQAKFEFHHGDYEKQFLHALGRKDKAGMVMNNPTQSVFLFMDRQHLQTTKTKATVFKLCSLCLYLPQDQLTCWGVGDIEDHLRPYMSD from the exons ATGGGGGACCCAACTTCTCGAAGAAATCAAACAAGAAATCGACTACGAGCTCAACTTCGGAAGAAAAGGGAATCTTTGGCTGATCAGTTTGACTTCAAGATTTATATAGCCTTCGTTTTCAAAGAAAAG AAAAAGAAGTCTGCACTTTTTGAGGTGGCTGAAGTGGTGCCAGTGATGACCAACAACTATGAAGAAAACATCATACGAGGTGTGCGAGATTCCAGCTACTCTCTCGATAGTTCAATAGAACTCCTGCAAAAAGATGTTGTGCAACTGCACGCCCCCCGATACCAGTCAATGCGAAGG GATGTGATAGGCTGCACACAGGAGATGGACTTCATCCTTTGGCCACGCAACGATATTGAAAAGATTGTGTGTCTACTGTTCTCCAGATGGAAGGGGGCCGATGATGAACCCTTTAGGCCTGTTCAG GCCAAGTTCGAATTTCATCATGGAGACTACGAGAAGCAATTCTTGCATGCTTTGGGTCGTAAAGACAAGGCTGGAATGGTCATGAACAACCCAACACAGTCTGTATTTCTCTTCATGGATAGACAGCACTTGCAG ACTACTAAAACCAAGGCCACAGTGTTCAAGTTGTGCAGCCTCTGCCTATACTTGCCTCAGGACCAGCTGACCTGCTGGGGTGTGGGAGACATCGAGGATCACCTCCGCCCATACATGTCCGATTAA
- the acot13 gene encoding acyl-coenzyme A thioesterase 13 translates to MVSLSLNSLKQIMRAMVDQPGFDKVLSKVDVLSASPGKVVCEMRVDEEHTNRGGTLHGGLTATLVDVISTMAIMYTERGAPGVSVDMNITYMNAAKIGEDLLITAQVLKQGRTLAFATVDLTNKATGKLIAQGRHTKHLGSS, encoded by the exons ATGGTTTCGCTGTCTTTAAATTCATTAAAGCAAATAATGAGAGCGATGGTAGATCAACCAGGCTTTGACAAAGTCCTGAGCAAG GTGGACGTCTTGTCTGCCAGTCCAGGAAAGGTGGTGTGTGAGATGCGGGTGGACGAGGAGCACACCAACCGGGGAGGGACGCTACACGGCGGGTTGACAGCCACCCTGGTCGATGTCATATCCACCATGGCTATCATGTATACTGAGAGGGGAGCACCAGGAGTCAGTGTGGATATGAATATAAC ATACATGAATGCTGCCAAGATTGGAGAGGATCTACTCATCACTGCTCAGGTTCTGAAGCAAGGACGGACGCTGGCGTTTGCCACTGTAGACCTCACCAACAAGGCCACAGGGAAGCTCATAGCACAAGGGAGACACACTAAACACCTTGGCAGCAGCTAA
- the tdp2b gene encoding tyrosyl-DNA phosphodiesterase 2 — MASNVVSDSDKPSVSNVEQSRSRLCDEFAAITGTDSAAAQCYLAVNEWEMERALNSFFEADLEKVFDEDFPESETSPKAKRQKVEEKPPEGCIDLTADSPASTRKPSEEDDNKLSLISWNVDGLDTDNLGERARGLCSYLVLYTPDVVFLQELIPPYVQYLKKRAVSYLIIEGGEEGYFTGMMLKKTRVKFLESEIVPYPTTQMMRNLLVVQVTFKGQKLCLMTSHFESCKAQAEERMKQLRVVIQRMRESPEDVTVLFGGDTNLRDTEVAKVGLPCSVCDVWERLGKQEHCRYTWDTKANNNKNVPYVSRCRFDRVYLRPAAKDGVPCLAPDHLALVGLEKLDCGRFTSDHWGIYCSFSAA; from the exons ATGGCTTCTAATGTTGTATCAGACTCGGACAAACCATCGGTTTCTAATGTGGAACAAAGCAGAAGTCGCCTCTGCGATGAGTTTGCTGCAATAACAGGAACCGATAGCGCTGCGGCTCAGTGCTACCTGGCTGTAAACGAGTGGGAGATGGAG AGAGCTTTAAACTCATTCTTTGAGGCTGATTTGGAGAAAGTATTTGATGAAGATTTTCCAGAGAGTGAGACCAGTCCCAAAGCAAAGAGGCAAAAAGTTGAGGAAAAACCTCCAGAAGGCTG TATAGATTTGACTGCTGACAGTCCAGCCTCCACACGCAAACCCTCAGAAGAAGACGACAATAAACTGTCACTAATCTCCTGGAACGTGGATGGACTCGATACAGACAACCTTGGAGAGCGTGCAAGAGGCCTGTGCTCCTACTTAGTCTT ATACACTCCTGACGTGGTGTTCCTCCAGGAGCTTATTCCACCTTACGTCCAGTACTTGAAGAAACGGGCTGTCAGCTACCTAATCATTGAAG GTGGCGAGGAGGGTTACTTTACCGGGATGATGCTGAAGAAGACACGGGTCAAATTTTTGGAGAGCGAGATAGTACCTTACCCGACAACTCAAATGATGAGGAATCTGCTTGTAGTTCAG GTAACATTCAAAGGCCAGAAGCTGTGTCTGATGACATCCCACTTTGAGAGCTGCAAAGCCCAAGCAGAGGAACGGATGAAACAGCTGCGAGTGGTGATTCAGAGGATGAGAGAGTCACCTGAGGATGTTACTGTCCTGTTTGGAGGGGACACAAACCTGAGGGACACTGAG GTTGCCAAAGTGGGTCTGCCCTGCAGTGTCTGCGATGTGTGGGAACGACTGGGAAAGCAGGAGCACTGCCGCTACACATGGGACACtaaagccaacaacaacaagaatgtTCCTTACGTCAGTCGCTGCCGCTTTGACCGGGTCTACCTCCGCCCGGCTGCCAAGGACGGCGTCCCATGCCTGGCCCCTGACCACTTGGCCCTGGTGGGGCTGGAGAAGCTGGACTGTGGACGCTTCACTAGTGATCACTGGGGAATCTACTGTAGCTTCTCTGCTGCGTAG
- the tmem64 gene encoding transmembrane protein 64 — MSMSGSTTVQLFTKLVKHAVGKAQIQLNRWLQKSATDECDKIDILICSAFDETGAAIGKSDGDPEVINDTGGMPFTNSGEFRHPCCITTFCFKSALLACIITAVCFSSVALVRQYLKDLLLWVESLDSLVGALLFIVGLIIVSFPCGWGYIVLNVAAGYLYGFVLGMGLVMVGVLIGTFVAHLVCKRLLTEWVLNKVGNSEQLSAVIRVVEGGSGLKVVALARLTPIPFGLQNAVFSITDVSLPNYLVASSVGLLPTQLLNSYLGTTLRTMEDVIAEQSVSGYFVFSLQIVISIGLMFYVVHRAQVELNAAIAACQMELKSSHMNGSSTNHSGFNYCSKRATAGSGNCINVV; from the exons ATGTCAATGTCAGGGTCCACGACTGTGCAGCTTTTCACCAAGCTTGTCAAGCATGCAGTGGGTAAGGCGCAGATTCAGCTGAACCGCTGGCTGCAGAAGAGTGCCACAGATGAGTGTGACAAGATCGACATCCTGATATGCAGCGCTTTTGACGAGACAGGGGCTGCCATAGGGAAGTCAGATGGAGACCCTGAGGTTATCAATGACACGGGAGGGATGCCCTTCACCAACAGTGGAGAGTTCAGACACCCATGCTGTATCACCACCTTTTGCTTCAAGAGCGCCCTGCTGGCATGCATTATCACCGCTGTATGCTTCTCCTCGGTTGCACTGGTTCGGCAATACCTCAAGGACCTTCTGCTTTGGGTGGAGAGCTTGGACAGCCTTGTCGGAGCCTTGCTGTTTATAGTGGGTTTAATTATCGTATCATTTCCATGCGGATGGGGAtatattgttcttaatgtggcAGCTGGCTACCTCTACGGCTTTGTGCTGGGCATGGGACTAGTTATGGTGGGAGTTTTAATAGGGACCTTTGTGGCACACCTGGTGTGCAAACGTCTATTGACTGAGTGGGTGCTGAACAAGGTTGGCAACAGTGAACAGCTCAGTGCTGTCATTCGAGTGgtggagggaggaagtggaCTCAAAGTTGTGGCCTTAGCGAGACTCACCCCTATACCGTTTGGGCTCCAAAATGCAGTTTTCTCG ATCACAGACGTGTCCTTGCCGAACTACCTGGTGGCCTCCTCTGTGGGTTTGTTGCCCACTCAGCTTCTCAACTCCTACCTGGGCACCACGCTACGCACCATGGAGGACGTCATCGCTGAGCAGAGCGTCAGCGGCTACTTTGTGTTCAGCCTGCAG atCGTCATCAGCATCGGCCTAATGTTCTACGTTGTGCACCGGGCACAGGTAGAGCTCAACGCAGCCATCGCTGCCTGCCAGATGGAGCTGAAGTCGTCACACATGAACGGCtcctccaccaatcacagcgGCTTCAACTACTGCAGCAAGAGGGCGACGGCAGGCAGTGGAAACTGCATTAATGTGGTGTGA